In the genome of Taurinivorans muris, one region contains:
- the glyQ gene encoding glycine--tRNA ligase subunit alpha, whose amino-acid sequence MNFQDVIFTLQQYWAQQGCAVVQPFDIECGAGTFNPSTFLRVLGPEPWKTAYVEPSRRPTDGRYGDNPNRLQHYFQFQVILKPSPKNIQELYLGSLRALNLDPAKHDIRFVEDDWESPTLGAWGLGWEVWLNGMEVTQFTYFQQVGGIDLSPISVEITYGLERLTMYLQGKDSVYDIMWNDEVTYGQVYHQNEVEQSRYNFEESDAEMHLRHFNDFEAECSRLIELGLPLPAYDYCMKCSHTFNLLDARNAISITERAGYIGRVRALASGISRLYVEQRKSLNYPLLNKINK is encoded by the coding sequence ATGAATTTTCAAGACGTTATTTTTACTTTGCAACAATATTGGGCGCAGCAAGGCTGTGCTGTCGTGCAGCCTTTTGATATCGAATGCGGCGCCGGTACGTTCAATCCGTCGACATTTCTCAGGGTTTTAGGACCTGAGCCTTGGAAAACCGCTTATGTTGAGCCCTCCCGCCGTCCGACGGACGGTCGCTACGGGGATAATCCGAACCGTTTGCAGCATTATTTTCAATTTCAGGTTATTTTGAAACCATCGCCTAAAAATATTCAAGAATTGTATCTTGGCAGTTTGAGGGCTTTGAACCTTGACCCTGCCAAACATGATATCCGCTTTGTTGAAGATGACTGGGAATCTCCGACTCTCGGCGCCTGGGGGCTCGGCTGGGAAGTGTGGCTCAACGGTATGGAAGTGACGCAGTTCACCTACTTCCAGCAAGTGGGCGGTATTGATTTAAGTCCGATCAGTGTTGAAATCACCTATGGATTGGAACGGTTGACCATGTATCTTCAAGGTAAGGATTCCGTATATGATATCATGTGGAATGATGAAGTGACATACGGGCAGGTATATCATCAAAACGAAGTCGAGCAATCACGCTACAATTTCGAGGAAAGCGACGCTGAAATGCATTTGCGGCATTTCAACGATTTTGAAGCTGAATGCAGCCGCCTTATCGAGCTTGGCTTGCCTCTTCCGGCATACGATTACTGCATGAAATGCTCCCATACGTTCAATTTGCTTGATGCCCGCAATGCAATTTCCATTACCGAACGAGCAGGATATATCGGCAGAGTCAGAGCGTTGGCGTCCGGAATTTCACGGCTTTATGTCGAACAGCGTAAATCTTTAAATTATCCGTTACTCAATAAAATCAATAAGTAA
- a CDS encoding glycoside hydrolase family 3 protein encodes MKRICMHVLMVLALFFPFSGFAQEKNMVDNEMKFQEIDNDLEAMIGQMLMFGMRGQSLAEDVEIRKMLEQGKAGGIILFYTHGNIVPYNLANKAQIQTLIGELNSASKYPLLIGVDQEGGKVQRLSGKNGFKNYPTAYSLGKKDDEKLTYQTAKEIAQELKECGFNLNFAPSVDLHNPKSPAIGAKERAFHETALKTYKHAYAYAKAMKKSGIIPTLKHFPGHGNAMSDTHAGFTDISSHWQDNELLPYNKFIEKKFDGMIMAAHVYHKNLDSVPASLSYNAITKLLRQRMNYSGVVITDDMQMGAIVKQYSLKESIHKAIMAGNDILLFSNNFKYDPNLPEQVHACIAELVQEKKIPVKRIQDSWQRIRKLKSSYL; translated from the coding sequence ATGAAAAGAATTTGCATGCATGTGCTCATGGTTTTGGCGCTGTTTTTCCCTTTTTCCGGTTTTGCCCAAGAAAAGAACATGGTTGACAACGAAATGAAATTCCAAGAAATTGATAATGATTTGGAAGCGATGATCGGGCAAATGCTCATGTTCGGCATGCGCGGGCAAAGTCTTGCCGAAGATGTTGAAATACGCAAAATGCTTGAGCAAGGAAAAGCAGGCGGCATTATTTTATTTTATACGCATGGCAATATCGTGCCCTACAATTTGGCAAATAAAGCTCAAATTCAAACCCTTATCGGTGAACTCAATTCCGCAAGCAAATATCCGTTGCTGATAGGCGTTGACCAAGAAGGGGGAAAAGTCCAGCGTCTAAGCGGCAAAAACGGTTTTAAAAATTATCCTACGGCTTACAGCTTAGGGAAAAAAGATGATGAGAAATTGACATATCAAACAGCAAAAGAAATCGCCCAGGAATTGAAAGAATGCGGTTTTAACTTAAATTTTGCTCCGAGCGTTGATTTGCATAATCCGAAATCCCCTGCTATCGGTGCGAAGGAACGGGCTTTCCACGAAACAGCATTGAAAACATACAAACATGCCTACGCTTATGCAAAAGCCATGAAAAAAAGCGGCATTATTCCAACCCTCAAACATTTTCCCGGACATGGCAACGCCATGAGCGACACTCATGCCGGCTTCACGGATATTTCCTCGCACTGGCAGGACAATGAACTTCTTCCTTACAATAAATTCATTGAAAAGAAATTTGACGGAATGATCATGGCAGCCCACGTTTACCATAAAAATTTGGACTCGGTTCCCGCCAGCCTGTCTTATAACGCCATCACGAAGCTTTTGCGCCAGCGTATGAATTACAGCGGAGTCGTCATTACCGATGACATGCAGATGGGGGCCATTGTCAAACAATACTCCTTAAAAGAAAGCATTCATAAGGCTATCATGGCGGGCAACGACATTTTGCTTTTCAGCAATAATTTCAAATACGACCCTAACCTTCCGGAACAAGTTCATGCCTGTATTGCGGAACTTGTTCAAGAAAAGAAAATTCCTGTGAAACGCATTCAGGATTCATGGCAAAGAATACGTAAGCTCAAATCTTCCTACTTATAA
- a CDS encoding DUF465 domain-containing protein: MQADEIKKIEELAKTDAQVKELYEKHSELKKIIQKLEEKPHRIPAEEVELKTLKKEKLDVKTNLLSLIENKA, encoded by the coding sequence ATGCAAGCAGATGAAATTAAAAAAATTGAGGAATTGGCTAAAACTGATGCTCAAGTGAAAGAATTATATGAAAAACACTCAGAATTAAAGAAAATCATTCAAAAATTGGAAGAAAAGCCACACCGCATTCCTGCTGAAGAAGTTGAATTGAAAACTTTGAAAAAAGAAAAATTGGATGTGAAAACAAATTTATTGAGCTTAATTGAAAATAAGGCTTAA
- a CDS encoding class I SAM-dependent RNA methyltransferase, whose amino-acid sequence MKEYLTLCLTSMSQDGRAVGRIERQQPYQGMAVFVENALAGQTVKAEILSKKKNFIVARTVEVLEQSPFAAKGICMHRQECGGCSWQNLKYERQVFEKENLIKNVLRRVGKIENFETCFHPLITPSAVQEDTLFYRNKMEFAFSLQNKRLKLGLRKKNSHDIVEVTDCRLQNPHAMKILALLRTVLKSFQHEFYRYAVLRYFQDKWTVELITYPFSKSNGHNEKQSVLACYEVLKHTVSGMVHSVRTSKTDVAYGENIVCEYGEPLLFEKLAMPKHTANFKLGNSAFFQVNTAMAEQLYRVIYNFAALVLPKNSAHIWDCYCGVGAIALSLAPLAVENKKEFTLDYMNGISVASPEKSYKKPFVLGVEAVQKAILLAKENALLNQCAFAKFECSAGKELHKFFTRFSLPNLIILDPPRAGVEDEALNAILEYCPQFLILVSCNPATLARDLAKLAEKYSVKAIQGVDLFPHTPHVETVVLLEKIYK is encoded by the coding sequence CAAGTATGAGCCAAGACGGAAGAGCCGTCGGCAGAATTGAGCGGCAGCAGCCGTATCAGGGAATGGCGGTTTTTGTCGAAAACGCGCTTGCCGGTCAAACGGTTAAAGCGGAAATTCTTTCTAAAAAAAAGAATTTCATTGTTGCCCGGACTGTTGAAGTTCTTGAGCAATCGCCCTTTGCAGCAAAGGGAATTTGCATGCACCGGCAGGAATGCGGGGGCTGTTCATGGCAAAATCTAAAGTATGAAAGACAAGTTTTTGAAAAAGAGAATTTGATAAAAAATGTTTTGCGGCGGGTTGGAAAAATAGAGAATTTTGAAACTTGTTTTCATCCCCTGATTACGCCTTCGGCTGTTCAGGAGGACACGCTTTTTTACCGCAATAAAATGGAATTTGCTTTTTCTTTGCAGAATAAAAGGCTGAAACTCGGTTTACGTAAGAAAAACAGCCATGATATTGTTGAAGTTACGGATTGCAGGCTGCAAAATCCGCACGCTATGAAAATACTGGCGCTTTTGCGTACCGTTTTGAAATCGTTTCAGCACGAATTTTACCGTTATGCTGTTTTGCGGTATTTTCAAGATAAATGGACCGTTGAACTTATTACCTATCCTTTTTCCAAAAGTAACGGGCATAATGAAAAACAAAGCGTTTTAGCTTGTTATGAAGTTTTGAAGCATACTGTTTCCGGCATGGTGCACAGCGTCAGAACATCAAAAACCGATGTTGCTTACGGCGAAAACATTGTTTGTGAATACGGAGAGCCCCTGCTTTTTGAAAAATTGGCAATGCCAAAGCATACTGCGAATTTCAAGCTTGGCAACTCCGCCTTTTTTCAGGTGAATACCGCCATGGCGGAACAGCTGTACCGGGTGATTTACAATTTCGCGGCTTTGGTTTTGCCAAAGAATAGCGCCCATATTTGGGATTGTTATTGCGGCGTCGGTGCGATAGCCCTTTCGCTTGCTCCGTTAGCCGTTGAAAACAAAAAAGAATTTACTCTTGACTATATGAACGGTATTTCCGTCGCTTCGCCTGAAAAATCGTATAAAAAGCCCTTTGTGCTCGGGGTGGAAGCGGTACAAAAAGCAATTTTGCTGGCAAAAGAAAATGCCCTGTTAAATCAATGCGCATTTGCAAAATTTGAATGTTCCGCCGGCAAAGAACTGCATAAATTTTTCACCCGCTTTTCTTTGCCCAATCTCATTATTTTAGACCCGCCCCGTGCAGGTGTCGAAGATGAAGCCCTTAATGCCATTCTTGAATATTGCCCGCAATTTTTAATTCTTGTTTCCTGCAATCCTGCAACTTTGGCGCGCGATTTGGCGAAACTTGCGGAAAAGTATTCCGTAAAAGCCATACAGGGCGTTGATTTGTTTCCCCATACCCCTCATGTGGAAACGGTGGTCTTGCTCGAAAAAATTTATAAGTAG
- the ilvB gene encoding biosynthetic-type acetolactate synthase large subunit, with the protein MELTGAAILMECLKREGVDVVFGYPGGAVLDLYHEMRNHPEIRHVLVRHEQGAAHAADGYARASGNVGVCIATSGPGATNTVTGLATAYADSIPMVLITGQVHTHLIGNDAFQEVDIVGITRPCTKHNYLVKDLAQLPRIIREAFHLARSGRPGPVLVDFPKDLMTRKTKFIWPEEVRMRTYNPTYKPNLNQLRRVADLVCKAESPVVIAGGGVISSNASKLLRYFVSTYQIPVTCTLMGLGAVSTADTLYLGMLGMHGTYTANKAVSNADLILAVGCRFDDRVTGRLDKFGKKAKIVHIDIDPTSIRKNVEVDVPVVGHIYPALEELSEIMATKLENEPIDFKEKHQSWLDVLYGWKKAHPLFYHAQKNALRPQQVLEAVRYILNDEYIITTEVGQNQMWAAQFLAFKEPRTLITSGGLGTMGYGLPAAIGAQIAYPDKTVIDVAGDASIQMNIQELMTAVANRLPVKILILNNQYMGMVRQWQEFFYEKNYAHTNMEAQPDFVKLAEAYGADGYRITNNDELKTVLPKALTSGNATIIDVIVEREENVYPMVPAGASLDDMLLV; encoded by the coding sequence ATGGAATTGACAGGTGCAGCAATATTGATGGAATGTTTGAAGCGCGAAGGGGTTGACGTTGTTTTTGGCTATCCCGGCGGAGCTGTCCTTGATTTATACCATGAAATGAGAAATCATCCTGAAATCCGCCATGTCTTGGTTCGCCATGAACAGGGAGCCGCCCATGCCGCTGACGGGTATGCGAGAGCTTCCGGCAATGTCGGGGTTTGCATTGCGACAAGCGGTCCGGGGGCTACCAATACGGTTACCGGGCTTGCGACGGCATATGCCGATTCCATTCCCATGGTGCTTATCACAGGGCAGGTGCACACCCATTTGATCGGCAATGACGCTTTTCAGGAAGTCGATATTGTCGGCATCACCCGTCCATGCACCAAGCATAATTATCTGGTGAAAGACTTGGCGCAGCTGCCAAGAATTATACGTGAAGCCTTTCATTTGGCACGTTCCGGACGTCCCGGACCTGTTTTGGTTGATTTTCCTAAAGATTTAATGACAAGAAAAACAAAGTTCATCTGGCCTGAAGAAGTGCGCATGCGTACGTATAATCCTACATACAAGCCTAATCTCAATCAGCTGCGGCGGGTTGCCGATTTGGTCTGCAAAGCGGAAAGCCCGGTTGTCATTGCAGGGGGCGGGGTGATTTCCTCCAATGCAAGCAAGCTGTTGCGCTATTTTGTTTCCACGTATCAGATACCCGTGACCTGTACGCTCATGGGGCTTGGGGCGGTAAGCACGGCGGATACGCTTTATCTCGGCATGCTTGGCATGCACGGCACGTATACGGCAAATAAAGCCGTCAGCAATGCCGATTTGATTCTTGCCGTTGGCTGCCGTTTTGATGACCGCGTCACAGGACGCTTGGATAAATTCGGCAAAAAGGCTAAAATTGTTCATATTGATATTGATCCGACCTCTATCCGCAAAAATGTCGAAGTTGACGTGCCGGTTGTCGGACATATTTATCCGGCTCTTGAGGAGTTGAGCGAAATCATGGCGACCAAGCTCGAAAATGAGCCGATAGATTTCAAAGAGAAGCACCAGTCTTGGCTGGACGTTTTGTATGGCTGGAAAAAAGCCCATCCGCTTTTTTACCATGCGCAAAAAAATGCTTTGCGTCCTCAGCAGGTTTTGGAAGCTGTACGCTATATTTTAAACGATGAATATATCATTACCACTGAAGTCGGGCAAAACCAGATGTGGGCGGCTCAATTTCTGGCGTTTAAAGAGCCGAGAACCCTTATCACTTCCGGCGGGCTTGGCACTATGGGGTATGGGCTTCCCGCCGCTATCGGGGCGCAAATAGCCTATCCCGATAAAACCGTTATCGATGTTGCGGGCGACGCTTCCATTCAAATGAACATTCAGGAACTTATGACTGCCGTGGCAAACCGTTTGCCGGTAAAAATTCTGATTTTGAACAATCAATATATGGGTATGGTCCGGCAATGGCAGGAATTTTTTTATGAGAAAAATTACGCCCATACCAATATGGAGGCGCAGCCTGATTTTGTGAAATTGGCGGAAGCTTATGGTGCTGACGGTTATAGGATTACAAATAATGATGAATTGAAAACGGTTTTGCCAAAAGCCCTCACCTCCGGCAATGCGACTATTATCGATGTTATCGTTGAACGTGAAGAAAACGTTTATCCCATGGTGCCGGCAGGTGCGTCCCTTGATGATATGCTTTTGGTTTAG
- a CDS encoding YggT family protein — MFVLGNILLTVAGIAGSLITIYSFVIFISCILSWVNADPYNPIVRIINTLTEPVLYRIRKFFPFVMIGGLDLSPVLLIIFLQLFDGIIIGSLYDLAITLKV; from the coding sequence ATGTTCGTTTTAGGTAATATTTTGTTAACGGTTGCGGGAATAGCCGGTTCGCTTATCACGATATATTCGTTCGTGATTTTTATTTCCTGCATTCTTTCATGGGTCAATGCCGACCCGTATAATCCCATTGTGCGGATCATCAATACGTTAACAGAACCGGTCTTATACAGGATTAGAAAATTCTTTCCGTTCGTGATGATCGGAGGGCTTGATTTATCCCCTGTTTTGCTTATTATTTTTCTTCAGCTTTTTGACGGAATAATCATTGGCAGTCTTTATGATTTGGCAATAACCTTAAAGGTATAA
- the ilvN gene encoding acetolactate synthase small subunit, whose product MRRVLSILVENEPGVLSRVAGLFSGRGFNIESLNVAPALEEGVSHMTVTTYGDELIVEQIIKQLRKLVIVIKVVDFIDHTHVEREMMLVKVNAEETKREEILRIVDIFRCKVVDVSINEFTIEATGTYDKLQAILNLLGRFGIKEIARTGTVALKRAMQLD is encoded by the coding sequence ATGCGCAGAGTGTTATCTATTTTAGTGGAAAATGAACCGGGGGTGCTTTCCCGTGTTGCCGGGCTTTTCAGCGGACGCGGATTTAATATTGAATCACTGAACGTCGCACCCGCTCTTGAGGAAGGTGTTTCGCATATGACCGTCACCACCTATGGGGACGAGCTGATTGTTGAACAAATCATCAAACAATTGCGCAAACTTGTCATTGTTATCAAAGTCGTTGATTTTATCGACCATACCCATGTTGAGCGGGAAATGATGCTTGTGAAAGTCAACGCGGAAGAAACGAAGCGCGAGGAAATTTTGCGTATTGTGGATATTTTCCGCTGCAAGGTTGTCGATGTCAGCATTAATGAATTTACCATAGAAGCGACGGGAACGTACGATAAGCTGCAAGCCATTCTGAATTTGCTTGGACGTTTCGGCATAAAAGAAATCGCCAGGACCGGAACGGTTGCTTTGAAACGGGCCATGCAGCTTGACTGA
- a CDS encoding ABC transporter permease → MENLKQLCKYLLTLFVIGVFWHIGALCFGEYILPKPLNVLFFSFDYLRTKEFWGHFFISSYRVCTALAISFLAAFPLGIYMGYKKRFDSFFSPFLFLTYPVPKIVLLPLFFLILGIGDFSRIFLIVLTVSYQIIVVTRASVLNLDKKYFESFQSLLPLHVKGTPKQHFRMAKLVHLLIPSALPSALTALRIASGTAIAVLFMAESFATREGLGFLIMDSWGRGDMLPMFIGILSLCFLGVFLYEFCNLMERLFCKGNQPNAK, encoded by the coding sequence ATGGAAAATTTAAAACAATTATGCAAATATTTGCTTACGCTTTTTGTGATTGGAGTTTTTTGGCATATCGGAGCGCTTTGCTTTGGAGAATATATTTTGCCGAAGCCTTTAAACGTTCTGTTTTTTTCTTTCGATTATTTGCGGACAAAAGAATTTTGGGGGCATTTTTTCATAAGTTCTTACAGAGTTTGCACCGCTCTTGCGATTTCTTTTTTAGCGGCTTTTCCTCTTGGTATTTATATGGGCTATAAAAAACGGTTTGACAGTTTCTTTTCTCCTTTTTTGTTTTTAACCTATCCTGTTCCTAAAATCGTTTTGCTTCCTCTTTTCTTTTTAATCTTGGGTATCGGTGATTTTTCAAGAATATTCCTTATTGTTCTGACTGTTTCCTATCAAATTATCGTTGTAACCCGCGCCAGCGTTTTGAACTTGGATAAAAAATATTTCGAATCTTTTCAATCGCTCCTGCCTTTGCATGTCAAAGGGACGCCAAAACAGCATTTTCGTATGGCAAAACTCGTGCATTTGCTCATTCCTTCCGCACTTCCTTCCGCGTTGACCGCTCTTAGGATAGCATCCGGAACAGCCATCGCCGTTTTGTTTATGGCGGAATCCTTCGCAACCCGTGAGGGGCTCGGCTTTCTTATCATGGACTCATGGGGCAGAGGGGACATGCTTCCCATGTTCATCGGCATTTTAAGCCTTTGCTTTTTAGGTGTTTTTCTTTATGAATTCTGCAATCTCATGGAAAGGCTTTTTTGCAAAGGAAATCAGCCGAATGCAAAATAA
- a CDS encoding ABC transporter ATP-binding protein, with translation MTRTVSSTADQYQTGIHVRSLCKTFGEQPVLNELSFSVCAGKSLSVIGKSGCGKSTLLSVLAQLQEYQSGVVEFVTPQGKSFIEEYGRMPRLSYVLQEYGLFPWKNARENLMLPLQIAKMDKERIQEHVALMLQELDLSGLEKRYPCELSGGQKQRLALGRALISKPEIILLDEPLSSVDAINRENLQNLILSLWKKYQFTFVLVTHSVGEAVYLGGNILSLSKFSSEDVSQYTLYDNPYFAEENIRDKKEYFELCKIIHHSLQE, from the coding sequence ATGACTCGTACGGTTTCTTCAACTGCTGACCAATACCAAACAGGAATACATGTCCGTTCATTGTGTAAAACATTTGGGGAACAACCTGTATTGAATGAACTTTCTTTTTCCGTCTGTGCAGGGAAAAGCCTTTCCGTCATCGGAAAATCCGGCTGCGGGAAAAGTACGCTCCTGTCTGTTTTGGCGCAGTTACAGGAGTATCAGAGCGGTGTTGTGGAATTTGTCACGCCGCAAGGCAAATCTTTTATCGAAGAATATGGAAGAATGCCCAGACTTTCCTATGTATTGCAGGAATATGGGCTGTTTCCGTGGAAAAATGCCAGGGAGAACCTTATGCTTCCTTTGCAGATTGCAAAAATGGATAAGGAACGTATTCAGGAACATGTGGCGCTGATGTTGCAGGAGCTTGATTTATCGGGGCTTGAAAAACGTTATCCCTGTGAATTGTCAGGAGGGCAAAAGCAAAGGCTCGCCCTCGGACGGGCTTTGATTTCCAAGCCTGAAATCATTTTGCTTGACGAACCACTTTCCAGCGTGGACGCTATCAACCGTGAAAATTTGCAAAATTTGATCTTATCCTTATGGAAAAAATACCAATTCACTTTTGTGCTTGTGACGCACAGTGTGGGCGAAGCCGTATACTTGGGAGGAAATATTTTGTCTTTGTCGAAATTTTCTTCTGAAGATGTTTCTCAATATACCCTATATGACAATCCGTATTTTGCGGAAGAAAATATCCGCGATAAAAAAGAATATTTCGAACTCTGTAAAATTATTCATCATTCGCTGCAAGAGTAG
- a CDS encoding ABC transporter substrate-binding protein, with translation MKNIFIFLSFVFLFPFSAFAENTIKIGSMPASDSLLLYVGVEEKIFEKYGLNVEIIPFQSAIELGAAMRSGAIDGYFTCIINAALQHLSGTPQTIIATTSYARPTQRHFALVVSPKKNISSLEELRGKSVAIAKDTIVDFLLTQFLISRNLNDTFVERNDIRSIAMRLQLLMAGQIDSALLPEPLVSTLESRGATVLLDDTNLKLPLAVISFAQNRLTKERYDSFRKALDECADLINADPLKYKETMLKYKLLSPDVKDTYVMLSFDKNNTPCHLPTEQELDLYFTWLFERKLISAKPSANDLLPQF, from the coding sequence ATGAAAAATATTTTCATTTTTTTAAGTTTCGTTTTTTTGTTTCCTTTTTCCGCTTTTGCGGAAAACACGATAAAAATAGGCTCGATGCCCGCTTCCGATTCCCTTTTGCTTTACGTAGGAGTTGAAGAAAAAATTTTTGAAAAATACGGGCTGAATGTTGAAATTATTCCGTTTCAAAGTGCCATTGAACTTGGAGCCGCCATGCGGAGCGGAGCTATTGACGGGTATTTCACCTGCATTATCAATGCTGCGCTTCAACATTTAAGCGGAACACCGCAAACAATCATCGCCACTACTTCTTACGCCCGTCCGACCCAAAGGCATTTCGCCCTGGTTGTTTCCCCTAAAAAAAACATTTCAAGCTTGGAAGAACTGCGGGGAAAATCTGTTGCAATCGCAAAAGATACCATTGTCGATTTTTTGTTGACGCAGTTTTTAATAAGCAGAAATTTGAATGATACTTTTGTGGAGCGCAATGATATCCGTTCCATTGCGATGCGTTTGCAGCTTCTCATGGCGGGACAGATTGACTCCGCTCTTTTGCCGGAGCCGCTTGTTTCAACCCTTGAATCGCGAGGGGCGACGGTTTTGCTTGATGATACGAATTTGAAACTTCCTTTGGCTGTCATAAGTTTCGCTCAAAACAGACTTACGAAAGAACGGTATGATAGTTTCCGCAAAGCTCTTGATGAATGTGCTGATTTAATCAATGCCGATCCTTTGAAATATAAAGAAACGATGTTAAAATACAAATTATTGTCCCCTGATGTGAAAGATACGTATGTCATGCTCAGTTTCGACAAGAACAATACGCCGTGCCATCTTCCGACCGAACAGGAATTGGACCTGTATTTCACATGGCTTTTTGAGAGAAAGCTCATTTCAGCCAAACCAAGCGCAAACGATTTGTTGCCGCAGTTTTGA
- the recO gene encoding DNA repair protein RecO, whose protein sequence is MEFIDNGIVLRIGKFRETDLWVKLLTRNHGITTAFAFGGSRSRRRFSGCLDSYNTIAARMASSKNGQFLNLQETTLLEQYQRLRTDFKRQGMAANCIRFVEALGVSPEDSEKIFLLTKSMLHLLNSVENAFAMLPILFRLRIVAEQGYLLDPKICPKCGKILEKNSVFLVSEGYFTCLSCKPLGAMGLNASRETLDILSDIQEYSPEYWVLHAADSAIFRELGRIIDAHIRYHVGLEWNDGSFRRSFA, encoded by the coding sequence GTGGAATTTATTGATAACGGCATTGTTTTGCGGATTGGAAAATTCCGTGAAACAGATTTATGGGTGAAACTTTTAACGCGGAATCACGGTATTACCACAGCTTTTGCTTTCGGCGGAAGCAGAAGCAGGCGGAGGTTCAGCGGGTGTTTGGACAGTTATAATACCATTGCGGCAAGAATGGCGAGTTCTAAAAACGGACAGTTTTTAAATTTGCAGGAAACGACCTTGCTGGAACAATATCAAAGACTGCGTACGGATTTCAAACGGCAGGGCATGGCGGCAAATTGCATACGGTTTGTGGAAGCGCTTGGAGTCAGTCCGGAAGACAGTGAAAAGATTTTTTTACTGACGAAATCCATGCTGCATTTGCTCAATTCCGTTGAAAACGCTTTCGCCATGCTGCCCATACTGTTTCGCCTGCGGATTGTCGCCGAGCAAGGGTATTTGCTTGATCCTAAGATTTGTCCCAAATGCGGAAAAATTTTAGAAAAAAATTCCGTATTTTTGGTTTCCGAAGGATATTTTACGTGTTTATCCTGCAAGCCTTTAGGCGCTATGGGATTAAACGCTTCAAGGGAAACACTTGACATTTTATCCGATATTCAAGAATATTCACCTGAATATTGGGTGCTGCATGCTGCAGATTCTGCAATTTTCAGAGAATTGGGAAGAATAATTGATGCCCATATCCGTTATCATGTCGGGCTGGAATGGAATGACGGTTCTTTCCGCCGAAGTTTTGCCTAG